The Herbiconiux sp. SALV-R1 nucleotide sequence CCACAGCAGCACCGTGAGCAGGAGGAACAGCAGCACCGGCACCGGCACCGGCCCGATCGCCCCGCGGTCGAGCCAGAGGAAGTCGGCGGTGAACTTGCCGGGCGCGGTGGTGCCGTTCGACAGGGTCATCTGCGACGAGATCGACTTGCCGTCGACGATGATGAGCTTGAGGCCGACGATGACGAACATCGTGGTGAGGGTGGCCAGCAGGTCGGGGATGCGCGCCACCACGATGAGGAAGGCGTTCAGCGCCCCGATGAGCAGCCCGCACACCAGCACCACCGAGACGGCGACGCCGCCGACCTGGTTGCCGACGACCATGGTCCAGGCGGCGATCGAGACGGCGAAGCCCGCCGAGGCGCCCACCGAGAGGTCGATGCCGCCGACCGTCATCGCGAGCATCACCCCGAGGCCCGCGATCGCCGTCGGCGCGATGAACTTGAGCATGCCGAAGACGTTGTCGACGGTGCGGAAGTTGGGCTCCGTGGCGAGGAAGTAGACCAGGAGCGCCACCGTCACGGCGACGAAGCCCCACTTCACGATGAAAGCGGAGGTGCGTTCGGCGGCGGAACGGGTGGTGAGGGCGCCGGGGCTAGACATGCGGCTGCCTTTCGGGATGGCTGTCGGGGTTTTCGTGTCGGGTGGGATGGGCGTCGTGCGCGGCGCCGGAGGCGCGGGCGGTGCCGAGGAAGGCGCCGATGACCTCGGAGCGGTCGACCTCGTCGGCGTAGCGGTCGAGCGCGATCTCGCCCGCCACCAGCACCACGATGCGGTCGGCCACCTCGAAGATCTCGTCGACGTCGCTCGAGAGCACGACGGCGGCGGCGCCCGCCGCGGCGAGGGCTCCCAGCCGGGCGCCGATCTCGCGGCGGGCGGCGATGTCGACACCGCGGAAGGGCTCGTCGAGCAGGGCGAGCCGCGGTCGCGCCGAGAGCCAGCGCCCCACCACCACCTTCTGCTGGTTGCCGCCCGACAGGTCGTCGATCGAGGCGTCGGGCCCGCTCGTCACGACACCGAGCTCGTCGATGACGCCCGCGGCGCGCTCGCGCTCCCGCCGACGGCTCACGAGGCCCAGCACGCTCGAGGCGCGCAGGAACGGCAGCGTCACGTTCTGCTCGAGCGACCATCCCGACAGGATCCCCTGCCGCTGACGGTCTTCGGGCACCAGCACGACTCCGGCGGCGATGGCGTCGCCCGGGCGGCGCGGCGCGTAAGCCGACCCGCCGAGCTGCAGCGACCCCGACAGCGGGGTGGCGAGCCCGCCGAGCAGTTCGGCGATCTCGGTCTTGCCCGCGCCGATCAGCCCGAGCACCCCGAGCACCTCACCCGCTTTGATGTCGAGGTCGACGGGCGCCGACTCGGGGATCAGCGTCACCCGATCGAGTCGGGCGACGACCTCCGCACCGCGGCTCGTCGCCCCGCGGTCGTGATCGAGCTCGGTGGCGCGGCCGAGCATGTCGTGGAGGATGTCGTGCCAGGCGAACGGCCGCGCCGAGTCGCTCTGCACCTTCCCGTCGCGCAGCACCACGACGCGATCGGCGAGCGCCTCGATCTCGCCGAAGCGGTGGGAGACGTACACGATCGAGAGGCCCGTCGCCCGCAGCGCCCTGAGCACCTCGAACAGCCGCTCGGCCTCGGCCGCGGTGAGCGCCGAGGTGGGTTCGTCGAGGATGAGCAGCCGGGGCGTTCCGCGCAAGGCGCGGGCAAGCACGAGCAGCTGCGCATCGGAGATGGCGAGCCGCGCCGCGTCGTGGTTCAGGATGCTGTCCGACCAGTCGAGCCCGAGGGTCGCCAGGGCGGCCCTCGCATCGGCGAGCGCGCTGCGCGAGGTGCGGAACGGATGACGCGACGCACGGGCCAGATCGTCGA carries:
- a CDS encoding sugar ABC transporter ATP-binding protein, with the translated sequence MTNPSPAPIEGHGADGVVSLVGVSVAYGSNLVLSDVDLEFAPGEITALLGANGAGKSTLIKAISGANSRYTGQISVAGEAVHLSSPVQARQLGISAVHQKVADGIVPGLSVAENLTLDDLARASRHPFRTSRSALADARAALATLGLDWSDSILNHDAARLAISDAQLLVLARALRGTPRLLILDEPTSALTAAEAERLFEVLRALRATGLSIVYVSHRFGEIEALADRVVVLRDGKVQSDSARPFAWHDILHDMLGRATELDHDRGATSRGAEVVARLDRVTLIPESAPVDLDIKAGEVLGVLGLIGAGKTEIAELLGGLATPLSGSLQLGGSAYAPRRPGDAIAAGVVLVPEDRQRQGILSGWSLEQNVTLPFLRASSVLGLVSRRRERERAAGVIDELGVVTSGPDASIDDLSGGNQQKVVVGRWLSARPRLALLDEPFRGVDIAARREIGARLGALAAAGAAAVVLSSDVDEIFEVADRIVVLVAGEIALDRYADEVDRSEVIGAFLGTARASGAAHDAHPTRHENPDSHPERQPHV
- a CDS encoding ABC transporter permease, which codes for MSSPGALTTRSAAERTSAFIVKWGFVAVTVALLVYFLATEPNFRTVDNVFGMLKFIAPTAIAGLGVMLAMTVGGIDLSVGASAGFAVSIAAWTMVVGNQVGGVAVSVVLVCGLLIGALNAFLIVVARIPDLLATLTTMFVIVGLKLIIVDGKSISSQMTLSNGTTAPGKFTADFLWLDRGAIGPVPVPVLLFLLLTVLLWFLLERTRWGRALFAVGANAEAARLAGIRVQWYRTAAYMGCGLLASIAGLLLAARIGQGDVSAGNSLLLDAVAVALVGVSVLGIGRPNAWGTALGAVLIAVMVNGFTMLGLPYYMQDFGKGIVLLIALLFSFTFSRRRTVVTAGSTTSTS